The window TTACCCGTCGTGTCCTGCAGCTCGCGGTGGTGCTTGCGCAGCACCTCCGTGAGCGTGTCGTTCATCAGCTTCGCCACATGGAAATAGTCAAGGACCACTGCTACGCCGGTCTGATGTTCGACCACGGGCCCGATATAGACTGCGCTCATATCCGTCGCCACCACCCGTATCCTGGCCCGAGAGCGTTTCAGTCGTTCTCAGAGCGGTTTTAGAGTCAGCTCCTCGGCCGTCGCCCA is drawn from Desulfomicrobium macestii and contains these coding sequences:
- a CDS encoding transposase codes for the protein MKRSRARIRVVATDMSAVYIGPVVEHQTGVAVVLDYFHVAKLMNDTLTEVLRKHHRELQDTTGKSVLKGSC